From the Lathyrus oleraceus cultivar Zhongwan6 chromosome 4, CAAS_Psat_ZW6_1.0, whole genome shotgun sequence genome, one window contains:
- the LOC127073663 gene encoding peptidyl-prolyl cis-trans isomerase CYP26-2, chloroplastic, whose product MLQNPRILRTSPQPFNLPTQTSTPSPSSFQLLGTRSHFPILKQQCRLSRRELAIYSNSCLLLLLADGSRARAEDVTNSDQLGDSLTNTPSCTERKPTKQVFFDISVDREPVGRVTMELYGDDVPVGVERFSKIVSGAAGISYRRKEFVKILPNYVQHGGLRSYGVDAELANKTGSNLATENLVEEWERMYEKCPGTKNVAGSVGIIVRDPSKPPPKFKLVARLGKLEIDQEEVGTDPNGTEFVIATKDSPELDASSLVIGRVVGGMEVVQRISEVKTVQENTSSPYFRVAKLIGDKRAVVAERGFNRPYSKVVVTNCGVVQ is encoded by the exons ATGCTACAAAACCCAAGAATACTGCGAACTTCCCCTCAACCATTCAACCTTCCAACTCAGACATCAACACCATCACCTTCATCATTCCAACTATTGGGCACAAGATCACATTTTCCAATCCTCAAACAGCAATGCAGATTGTCGCGTAGAGAGCTCGCAATCTACAGCAATTCTTGCTTGCTGCTTCTTTTGGCTGATGGATCCAGGGCAAGAGCAGAAGATGTTACCAACAGTGACCAACTGGGGGACAGTTTGACTAACACTCCCAGCTGCACTGAAAgaaaacctacaaaacaagttTTCTTTGACATATCTGTTGATCGCGAACCGGTTGGTCGCGTTACTATGGAGCTCTATGGAGATGATGTCCCTGTAGGAGTTGAGAGGTTTAGCAAGATTGTCAGTGGAGCTGCTGGTATAAGCTACAGAAGGAAAGAGTTTGTCAAAATCCTGCCAAATTACGTCCAACACGGTGGTCTTAGATCATATGGGGTGGATGCAGAACTAGCTAACAAGACAGGAAGCAATTTGGCTACTGAAAATCTTGTTGAGGAATGGGAGAGAATGTATGAGAAATGCCCGGGGACTAAAAATGTGGCTGGAAGTGTAGGAATCATTGTGAGAGATCCATCAAAACCTCCTCCTAAGTTTAAACTGGTTGCAAGACTAGGAAAGCTTGAGATTGATCAGGAAGAAGTTGGAACAGATCCTAATGGGACAGAATTCGTCATTGCGACAAAGGACTCGCCGGAATTAGATGCTTCATCTCTGGTAATTGGAAGGGTGGTAGGAGGGATGGAGGTTGTGCAGAGGATCAGTGAGGTAAAAACTGTACAAGAGAATACGAGCTCTCCATACTTTAG GGTAGCAAAGCTTATAGGTGACAAGAGGGCTGTCGTAGCAGAAAGGGGATTCAACCGTCCTTACTCCAAAGTTGTCGTTACAAACTGTGGTGTAGTACAGTAG
- the LOC127073662 gene encoding uncharacterized protein LOC127073662 has protein sequence MNQDSEKRFRSIMDKLFHSSKSSSNNPSFSNSSSSGVQLSSSRGKKRGFQSIVSGSGGVMDRRGDDQLSSATAAESQGHLCRPWDRADFMKRLATFKSISWFAKPKKVSAVNCARRGWINVDVDTITCEECGARLLFSTPASWNHQQVEKAALVFSLKLDNGHKLLCPWIDNACSETLARFPPISPPALVDNFKERCSTLLQLSSLPRISSSVIDHMQSPFLDDFLGQSLMQECGNESAGNSGIEDVGSQEELKLYYQAQRLISLCGWELRYLPYAVDCKNVSGQSHKNSTILYCPQVVTDAKNDNLIVSSADNNESSKMDENSKYSIGEQMDPNSAVLDCSLCGATVGLWAFCTVLRPVQSIRLVGYTEVNGENDLENRQEEINNAMSDVATSSKDTPSSLNMTIAGGPPPTKQNFKAIISLPVIGQNLRARLSYDYDIRDHFFVDRGSSHTASHETRIKEKTDNTVNASIGQLVPVSSETREISNRETDSQASIHDSVVDNALEGTHSAEQSSSFKDKMPIQAKTDGLKISSVGNPSGSQKNLAEDEALSVSHKTKEASNVGTRGVKGRVENPTNSEDVHNSLGKFKNPTLSEKAMEFDPIRQHRHFCPWIASEDDGEPGWKQTLSALYRPKEHSPHSPNTSPSSMPIIMVDDPIGSIRKLFKSPPTRRMKLTHISNQNVEHG, from the exons ATGAACCAAGATTCAGAGAAAAGGTTTCGTTCCATCATGGATAAGCTCTTCCATTCATCCAAATCTTCGTCCAATAATCCTTCATTCTCCAACTCCAG TTCTTCCGGGGTGCAATTATCAAGTTCTAGGGGTAAGAAACGTGGTTTTCAGTCAATTGTATCAGGATCAGGAGGAGTAATGGATAGGAGAGGGGATGATCAGTTATCTTCAGCTACTGCAGCAGAATCCCAAGGTCATCTGTGTCGACCGTGGGATCGCGCTGATTTCATGAAGAGATTGGCTACATTTAAGTCTATTTCATGGTTTGCTAAACCCAAG AAAGTAAGTGCTGTCAATTGTGCTAGAAGAGGTTGGATCAATGTGGACGTTGACACCATAACTTGTGAAGAATGTGGGGCACGTCTTCTGTTCTCTACACCAGCGTCTTGGAATCACCAGCAGG TGGAGAAAGCAGCTTTAGTCTTCAGTTTAAAGTTGGATAATGGACATAAGTTACTTTGTCCGTGGATTGACAATGCCTGTAGTGAAACCCTAGCACGATTTCCTCCCATATCTCCTCCAGCATTAGTTGATAATTTCAAAGAACGTTGTTCTACTCTCTTGCAATTGTCCTCTCTTCCGCGTATTTCATCTTCTGTAATAGACCACATGCAAAGCCCATTTCTGGATGACTTTCTTGGACAATCATTGATGCAGGAGTGTGGAAATGAATCTGCTGGAAATTCGGGAATAGAAGATGTTGGTAGTCAAGAGGAACTGAAATTATATTACCAG GCTCAAAGGCTAATAAGTTTATGCGGTTGGGAACTCCGTTATTTACCTTATGCGGTTGATTGCAAAAATGTATCAGGGCAGTCGCATAAAAATTCAACTATTCTATACTGTCCTCAAGTAGTTACTGATGCGAAGAATGACAATCTCATCGTCTCTTCTGCTGACAATAATGAAAGTTCGAAAATGGATGAAAATTCCAAGTACTCTATTGGGGAACAAATGGATCCCAATTCTGCAGTTTTAGATTGTTCCTTATGTGGAGCCACTGTTGGTTTGTGGGCATTCTGTACAGTTCTCCGGCCTGTGCAATCAATCAGATTAGTAGGATATACCGAAGTGAATGGCGAAAATGATCTTGAAAATAGACAGGAGGAGATAAATAATGCCATGTCCGACGTTGCAACTTCATCTAAGGACACACCTTCGAGTCTAAATATGACAATTGCAGGGGGTCCTCCCCCAACAAAGCAAAACTTCAAAGCAATAATATCTTTGCCTGTTATTGGTCAGAATTTAAGAGCTCGTCTTTCTTATGATTATGATATTAGAGATCATTTTTTTGTTGATCGGGGCAGTAGTCACACAGCTTCACACGAGACCAGGATTAAGGAGAAAACTGATAACACAGTTAATGCCTCTATTGGACAACTTGTTCCCGTATCGTCTGAAACAAGAGAAATTTCAAATCGTGAAACTGACTCTCAAGCAAGTATTCACGACTCAGTTGTAGATAATGCTTTAGAGGGCACTCATTCTGCAGAACAATCTTCTAGTTTTAAGGACAAAATGCCCATACAAGCAAAAACTGATGGATTGAAGATTTCATCTGTAGGAAATCCCAGTGGCTCTCAG AAAAACTTGGCAGAAGATGAAGCACTTTCTGTTTCACATAAGACCAAAGAAGCCAGTAATGTTGGAACTCGAGGGGTGAAAGGAAGAGTAGAGAACCCAACTAACAGTGAAGATGTACATAATAGTTTAG GTAAGTTTAAAAATCCAACACTGTCTGAGAAGGCAATGGAATTTGATCCAATCAGACAGCACAGACACTTCTGCCCGTGGATTGCATCGGAAGACGATGGAGAGCCCGGGTGGAAACAAACATTATCTGCTCTGTATCGTCCAAAAGAACATTCGCCACATTCTCCAAATACATCTCCGTCATCTATGCCCATCATTATG GTAGATGACCCTATTGGTTCAATCAGAAAGCTTTTCAAGTCTCCACCTACAAGAAGAATGAAGCTTACTCACATTTCGAACCAAAATGTAGAGCATGGGTAG